Proteins co-encoded in one Xyrauchen texanus isolate HMW12.3.18 chromosome 19, RBS_HiC_50CHRs, whole genome shotgun sequence genomic window:
- the LOC127659751 gene encoding glutamine amidotransferase-like class 1 domain-containing protein 3, mitochondrial, translated as MAKSVAVILSGCGVYDGTEVHEASAIMVHLSRAGAKVSMFAPDTEMMHVVNHCEGKPGTEKRNVMQESARIARGDITDLAKLDASAFDALIIPGGFGVAKNLSDWATKGKEYSVKPQVEKVIKCFHQAGKPMGMCCISPVLAAKAVPGCELTVGHDCECEMWPYAQVAKSMAELGCKHMNKNVGEVHVDKKNKLVTTSAFMCNAPIHEIFDGLGVMVKEVLKLA; from the exons ATGGCAAAGAGTGTGGCAGTGATCCTCTCTGGTTGTGGCGTGTATGATGGCACAGAAGTCCATGAGGCATCTGCTATAATGGTACACCTGAGTCGAGCAGGTGCCAAG GTTTCAATGTTTGCACCTGACACTGAGATGATGCACGTGGTGAACCACTGCGAAGGTAAACCTGGGACAGAAAAAAGGAACGTGATGCAGGAGAGTGCCCGCATCGCCCGAGGTGACATCACTGACCTGGCCAAGCTAGATGCCTCTGCTTTTGATGCGCTCATCATTCCAG GTGGGTTTGGCGTGGCTAAAAACCTGAGCGATTGGGCCACCAAAGGCAAGGAGTATTCAGTCAAACCCCAGGTGGAGAAGGTCATCAAATGTTTCCATCAGGCAGGGAAGCCCATGGGCATGTGCTGTATCTCCCCCGTTCTCGCCGCTAAAGCTGTTCCAGGATGTGAGCTCACCGTGGGCCACGACTGCGAGTGCGAGAT GTGGCCGTATGCTCAGGTTGCAAAATCCATGGCAGAACTGGGCTGCAAGCACATGAATAAGAATGTTGGCGAGGTGCATGTCGATAAGAAGAACAAACTGGTGACAACCAGCGCATTCATGTGCAACGCTCCCATCCATGAGATCTTTGATGGTCTGGGTGTCATGGTCAAAGAAGTTCTAAAACTAGCCTAA
- the LOC127659745 gene encoding L-threonyl-[L-threonyl-carrier protein] 4-chlorinase-like, producing MDVAHIQALYEQQGYLSALPILSPEELQQARDAFAELERKHGEEYTSYSLHNVHMEYDWVMGLAKHPRLLEMVTAVLGTDVILLDSRFICKYPVQPAKKQENNDIILSCQLSTTLEKEKESNNNKKIESMPFVAWHQDMKYWGFDGGPVLSVWLALDDSLEDNGALQVIPGSHHSGLLPHHQSKRVGNMLSVNQEIPEELVQTENAVLCPLQAGQMSIHDGLLVHASDPNMSDRRRCGYVIRYVPTCTYPIQDPERPRTFPATVLVSGFDKYNHFSGKTCKL from the exons ATGGACGTGGCACACATTCAGGCCCTTTATGAGCAGCAGGGATATCTGTCAGCTCTTCCTATCCTGAGTCCAGAAGAGCTACAACAGGCCCGAGATGCCTTTGCTGAGCTGGAGAGGaaacatg GTGAAGAATACACCTCTTACAGTCTTCATAACGTTCACATGGAGTATGATTGGGTGATGGGCCTCGCCAAGCACCCTCGTCTTCTAGAGATGGTCACAGCAGTTTTGGGGACTGATGTCATCCTACTCGACTCCAGATTCATTTGCAAATATCCAGTGCAACCTGCTAAAAAGCAAGagaataatgacatcattttgtcCTGCCAATTGAGCACTACCCTCGAAAAGGAAAAGGAGTCAAACAACAATAAGAAGATTGAAAGCATGCCATTTGTGGCCTGGCATCAGGACATGAA GTACTGGGGTTTTGATGGAGGTCCAGTTCTGTCTGTCTGGCTCGCTCTGGATGACTCACTCGAGGACAATGGAGCGCTGCAGGTTATTCCAG GAAGTCACCACTCTGGCCTCCTGCCCCATCACCAATCAAAACGGGTCGGCAACATGCTGAGTGTCAATCAAGAGATCCCAGAGGAACTGGTGCAGACTGAGAACGCAGTCTTATGCCCCCTTCAAGCCGGTCAGATGTCT ATCCATGATGGACTTTTGGTTCATGCCAGTGATCCCAACATGTCTGATCGGAGGCGCTGTGGCTATGTGATCCGCTATGTCCCCACATGTACTTATCCAATCCAG GACCCTGAGCGACCCAGAACTTTTCCTGCCACAGTGCTGGTCAGCGGATTTGACAAATACAACCATTTCTCCGGAAAAACCTGCAAATTGTAA
- the si:ch211-153b23.4 gene encoding uncharacterized protein si:ch211-153b23.4: MAEDRTESLHFSIGILGISGGSLLLLVNNYASSPGQPFITDTALGVVLLIFSILLAYAGVQQRQSHSCLCANLCLTVSALWCGSGLVHILTGEKVIGGTNGLRDAMVPGLAAFTLALLVIFIVAVLQHEVVLSSIALTICLACAHQIAGMADLTFGQAATAACYLMTCLVGAYFGSGRLLSYITQRKIQLPGIVFLSKDSAKPLQNQEANDVSAVGIIMNLLSASVLACPLLGVVPRLFSGHVPWLWTAGVFQLGVCVKSYRVMDTMAATFYGFTSILRFTEGYTALVADLTDQVPYSPVPFPVVLSVLFFVLALFSFQGGLLNAIYQLFFVAYCIAIAAEPRSFFQRGTQGVQAAIFVTSGFVLFITLYNLVSPNKIPTGAGILKNLLARSNKVILQTHGKDLHAPYLGFSKYADAEVLGHGCSVLAAFSITASVTSGNPLSILILPWAVVSGGVLHLLCGSVAFARGKTLESTTFILYGIMWTVWGLTRFGGLYGDVRGLHIAVGIISFMLFNVLVTVGTLFLNKAWFIYAFTFQLILISFLLDAVGVLPYGYDIGVTIIFGLVSFYIFFASLFNCTFKSPQIPFGDPLIKLRGFGGGKDSCPHLSSKKSSSVQQIAEIMKNGGICGMPTDTVYVLVAACNRPQAVEKAYSVKKQAKERPMSLWISSLKQLEPVRQQISPVLWKFMEAAWPSSISLVIARAPWMEFFGLGDSSKYIGTPQSIAIRNPDCSVATHLINLVGPIAVTSANPTGEADTTHHNQVHAKLGDKVDGVLCDGPSPENIASTVVDCTKIESGQIGFFRVGLIPKSKVLQIFEEIQKRHSHGELNAAFESDITDSHRDLTDLSETNTDSGFGHVTPADSQNSLDSDESQ; the protein is encoded by the exons ATGGCGGAGGATCGGACTGAATCACTGCACTTCTCCATCGGGATCCTCGGAATATCTGGAg gttCTTTGCTGCTTCTGGTGAACAACTATGCAAGCTCTCCAGGTCAACCCTTCATCACAGACACAGCTTTAGGAGTTGTGCTCCTAATATTCTCTATCCTGCTGGCTTATGCAG GTGTACAACAACGCCAGTCCCACAGTTGTCTATGTGCTAATTTGTGCCTGACTGTCTCAGCCCTCTGGTGTGGTTCAGGGTTAGTACACATACTAACCGGTGAGAAAGTAATCGGTGGAACAAATGGGCTGAGAGATGCCATGGTGCCCGGCCTTGCCGCTTTCACCCTGGCACTGCTTGTTATTTTCATTGTGGCTGTTCTCCAGCATGAGGTGGTTCTGTCGTCCATAGCCCTCACTATATGTTTAGCGTGTGCCCATCAAATCGCCGGTATGGCCGATTTGACCTTCGGACAGGCGGCTACTGCCGCCTGCTACCTCATGACCTGTTTAGTGGGTGCTTACTTTGGAAGCGGGCGTTTGTTGTCTTATATCACCCAGAGAAAGATCCAGCTACCTGGAATTGTTTTTCTTAGCAAAGACAGTGCAAAACCGTTACAGAATCAAGAGGCCAATGATGTCTCTGCTGTTGGAATAATCATGAATTTGTTGTCGGCTAGTGTACTAGCATGTCCTTTGCTTGGTGTGGTCCCTAGACTTTTCTCTGGCCATGTCCCATGGTTGTGGACCGCTGGCGTTTTCCAGCTGGGCGTCTGTGTTAAGAGTTACAGAGTGATGGACACCATGGCGGCCACTTTTTATGGTTTCACATCTATTTTACGGTTCACGGAGGGATATACCGCCCTAGTTGCCGACTTAACAGACCAAGTACCCTATTCCCCAGTACCTTTTCCAGTTGTATTATCTGTGCTGTTTTTTGTTCTAGCTTTGTTTAGCTTCCAAGGAGGGCTTTTGAACGCCATCTACCAATTGTTCTTTGTGGCGTACTGCATAGCCATTGCAGCCGAACCCCGAAGCTTCTTTCAGAGGGGAACGCAAGGTGTACAGGCCGCTATTTTTGTTACTTCTGGCTTTGTGCTTTTTATAACCCTTTATAACTTGGTTTCACCAAACAAGATACCTACTGGTGCGGGTATACTTAAGAACCTATTGGCTCGCAGTAATAAAGTCATCCTCCAAACTCATGGCAAAGATCTTCACGCTCCCTATCTGGGCTTTTCGAAATATGCAGATGCTGAAGTATTGGGCCATGGCTGCAGCGTCCTGGCTGCTTTTTCAATAACAGCATCGGTTACTAGTGGAAACCCATTGTCAATTCTGATTCTACCTTGGGCTGTGGTGTCAGGTGGTGTGTTGCACTTGTTATGTGGTTCTGTTGCATTTGCACGAGGCAAGACCCTGGAGAGTACCACTTTCATCCTTTATGGTATCATGTGGACAGTGTGGGGACTGACACGCTTCGGCGGCCTCTACGGGGACGTCCGTGGCCTGCACATAGCAGTGGGAATCATCAGTTTCATGCTCTTCAACGTTTTGGTGACAGTTGGCACTCTGTTTCTCAACAAGGCTTGGTTCATCTATGCCTTCACGTTCCAGCTCATCTTGATTAGCTTTTTACTGGATGCAGTAGGTGTGCTGCCCTACGGTTACGATATTGGCGTGACCATTATCTTTGGGCTGGTGAGTTTCTACATCTTCTTTGCCAGCCTTTTCAACTGCACCTTTAAAAGCCCACAAATTCCATTTGGAGATCCTTTGATCAAGCTGAGGGGCTTTGGAGGAGGCAAGGACAGCTGCCCACACCTTTCATCCAAGAAATCTTCATCTGTTCAACAGATTGCAG AGATCATGAAGAATGGCGGAATATGCGGGATGCCCACAGACACAGTCTATGTACTTGTAGCAGCTTGCAATCGTCCACAGGCTGTTGAAAAAGCCTATAG TGTGAAGAAACAGGCAAAAGAGCGTCCGATGTCCTTATGGATTTCTTCCTTAAAGCAGTTGGAGCCAGTCAGACAACAGATCAGCCCTGTTCTCTGGAAATTTATGGAGGCTGCCTGGCCATCTTCCATTAGCTTAGTTATAGCTAGAG CGCCATGGATGGAATTCTTTGGTTTGGGCGACTCATCCAAATACATTGGCACACCACAGAGCATAGCCATAAGAAACCCAGATTGTAGTGTCGCTACACATCTCATAAATTTG GTGGGCCCCATTGCTGTCACATCTGCTAACCCGACTGGCGAGGCAGACACAACGCATCATAACCAAGTTCATGCCAAACTGGGCGACAAG GTAGATGGAGTGCTGTGCGATGGGCCGTCACCAGAGAATATCGCCTCGACCGTGGTCGACTGCACCAAAATTGAGAGCGGCCAGATCGGATTTTTCCGTGTCGGTCTTATTCCTAAATCTAAG GTTCTTCAGATCTTCGAGGAGATTCAGAAGAGACACAGTCATGGCGAGCTGAACGCAGCGTTTGAGTCAGACATCACAGACTCTCACAGAGATTTGACAGACTTATCAGAGACGAACACGGACTCTGGTTTTGGTCATGTGACCCCTGCAGACTCTCAGAACTCTCTAGATTCGGACGAGTCTCAATAG